GTCTTCCGATTCGGGATTAAAATGTGCGGAAAAATAAGCGTTCGGATTTCCGGAAGAATCCATTGTCACTGCGGTAATATAATCCAAACGTAAAAGCGCCAAGTCCGTTAAGTCTTCTTGGTTGAGTGCTTCTCCCTTCAAATGGGTATGAACCAATCGAAGACCTCGCAACCTCGCCTCGGAGGTCCGGAGGCGATCTAAAAATGGAATTTCAATCGAAGTATCGGATCCGACTAACACGTGCGTAACGTAGCCGGAGCGATCGATAAGAATTCCGATTTGTTTGCCGATTTCTAAGGATAATTCGCAGAGAGTGCGTGAAATTTCTTGACTAATGATTACATCTTCCCGGATTCTTTTCTCGGAAATTTTTTTCAGTCTTTGAATTTGGTTGGATTTGAGGCCGTTGAGGTTACCGCTGAGCTTGCTAATAAAGAAATTCTCCCTATAGCTAAAACTTAGCAGGTTCCTCGTCTTCCGTCAAGCATTCCGGTTCTCGGAAATCATGCTTGTCACGGAAAAAAACAGGAAAAAGCTGAAAAATCGGACGAACTTATAAATAGCATCTTAGCAAAAATTCTACCATTCAAAGGTACCCGATGTCCTTATATTCTAAACTTCAAAACTATTTTCTCTGTGCGATCCTATTCGGCATTCTAAGTTCCGCAATCATCGCAGAATCAGGAAGCCGGAGATTGGAAGAATCCAAACTTCCTCAAACTGTGGATGCGCCGGATGAGTCCGCAACAAACGATTCGAATAGCGGAAATACTTCCGATGGAACCGCGTCTGAAGGTTTGAACGTCGACGATCCGAGAAATCTCACGGAAGAATCCGACGGAGTTTCCTCTTACGAACGTAGAAAACGAAAAGACCTGACTCCGAAAGAAAGACAGGAAATCGACTACGACCTTTCTCTGAAAAAAGGAATTCTTACCGTATTCCGCGCCGAGGCGGAAAAACGTTATAAAACCTTGGATCGTATGGCCCTCACACATCCGATTCCCAGAGTTCGCGCCGCTGCGGTTTTGGCTTTGGGAAGAATGGGGCGAAGCGGTGTAAGAACGCTTCATCACGTGATTGAAAGAGACGGGGAAGCGGTGAGACAGGCCGCCTACAAGGCGTTAGCCGATATCGGTTCGCCTTCTTCTCTGGATTATTTTTTTAGAGGAATCAAATCGAACGATCCGGATATTCAATTCTCATCCTGGAGAGGAATGGGAAAAACCAAGGATCCTTCCGCAAGAGACGCGCTCATTCGTCAAGGAATCCGTTCCACAAAAGCTGAAATCGTAAAAGCCTCCCTTCTGGGTCTCGCGGCCTTTCAAGTAAACGAAGACCTCAAGTTATTCAAAACGTATTTGGATTCGGACGATCCGGACCTGCAAAAGACCGCGATCGAAGCATTAGGAATTCATAAAACACGGGCTTCTTTGAGAATTTTGGAACAAACCTTGGAAACAAAACCGGAATACGTTAAGAACATCGTGGAAGCGATCGGACAAAACACGAGCCTCTACGGAACTTATTCTTTCATTCGGATTTTGGAAAATTCCACTTCGGAAGAATTGAATCAAAGAATTTTGGCTCAACTCAATATCAGAAAAGCGTTCTATCAGTTCGGAACTGTTCAGGTGGAAGGCGGTTACGCGCAAGAGAATCCGTATCCGACTTCCCGCAGACTTCGTAATCTTACGTTAGGCGAAGTAGGAAAGGTTTTAAAGAAAAGCGATCGTAGATTTATCCAAAAGACCGGCGATAAATTCGTGGAAGACCACTACTACCTGGTTCTGTTAGAATCTAAAAATCCTGAAAGTTACGACGAAACCGTTCCGTCTTGGATCTTTGGTCCTTATCTAAAAATGAGAACGATTATCGCTCCGCCAAAAGAGAAAAAAGGAAAGAGATACAAAAGAAAACCGACTACGTTTACTCCCGCGTCCGACATGGAAGAAACCGATCCGGCCAATCCGTCTAACGCGGAACAGACGCCCGAAAGCGGTCCTCCTTTAGAGAACTGATTCGTAGGAAATTTTCTTTTTTAAAGACGTTGGAAGGAAGATCACTTTTCCTTCCTTCAGAGGAACTTTCGGAACCATCCATCCGATTCCCGCAAAGCTTGGAAGAATGGAACCGGAAAGAAACATCACTCCCGGAAAATCAAAACCAGTTGTAGCGATGATTTTATTTCCCTGATATCCATCCTTGTGAATCCTGCGGATCATCCAAAGACCGGAAGTCTGGGTTTCCATCGTAATGTCCGTCACGATCGTATGAAATCGATTCTTATCTTGGGAATAAATTTTCCAACCCTGAGCTGCGTCGACGGCTCTCACAGTTTCAAAACCGTTTTTTTCAAACCAAACTTTGAGGTTGTTCGCATAGCGGTCGTTATCGTCTACGATCAAAACGATCTTTTTCATGGTAATACTCCGTTATTTGCCGTAAATTGATTGTCCGATAGTTTTCGATAGATTCCATTTTGCTCATAGAGAGAATTGTGATCTCCCTCTTCCACGATCTTTCCGTTGTCCATCACTATGATTCTTGGAATGTCTTTGATCGTAGAAAGTCTGTGTGCGATCACAAACGTTGTGCGATTCGCATACAAACGTCGAAGCGCGTCGCTGACCAATCTTTCGGATTCCACGTCCAAGGCAGAAGTGGCTTCGTCCAAAATCATAATCTCCGGATCTCTCAAAAGGGCTCTTGCGATCACGAGTCTTTGTCTTTGACCTCCGGAAAGATTGAGTCCTCTTACTCCGAGAATACTATCGTATCCGTTATCCATCTTTTTGATAAAGTCGTGGGCGTGTGCGAGTCGAGCCGCGCGGATGACGTCTTTGCGGGTCGCTCCCGGTTTTCCATAGGCGATATTATCCGCAACGGATCCGTGAAATAAAAATATATCCTGAGTTACGATCCCTATCTTTTTACGAAGATCACCGAGGCTGATATCTCGTATATCGGTTCCGTCAAATTCGATCGAACCGGAAGTAGGATCAAAGAATCGAGGAAGTAAGTCCATCAACGTCGACTTCCCGCAACCGCTCGCTCCGATGAGCGCGATCGTTTCTCCCTTTTTTACTTTGAGATGAATGTCTTTTAAAACGGCCGCGTTTGTTCCCGGATAAGAAAAGAATAAATTCTTAAATTCGATGCTCGTTTCGAGAGGAGGCGCGGAGATCTTACTTTCTTCGCTGTGATCTTCCGTTTCCAAATCTATGATTTCAAAAATTCTTTTTCCGGAAGCGATCGCCTGCGTGATCTTTCCGACCATCTGCGAAAGTTGGGTCAACGGCCTCAAAAGAAAAAGCAACGTTAGGAGAAACGCCATAAATTCGCCCTGAGTAAATCTTCCGTTGTAGATAAGACTCGCACCCGCGGCAAAAAAGCCGAGAACCACGATCGAAGAAGTCAACTCGACGAGAGAAGGCGCGATCTGAAGATAAAATTGACCTTTGAAGTTTCTGCGATAAACGTTGTGATTGATCTTTCCGAATTTTCCCTGCTCGTAACTTTCCGTGTTAAAAACGCGGATCACCTTGATTCCGGAAATCATCTCTTGGATGTTCGCGTTGAGATCCGCCATCTTTTCCTGAGAACGCATCGTGGACTTCGTGATCTTTCTCGTAAAAAGAGTTACGGGAAGAATGATCACTGGCACCGTGAGACAGGCGACGATGAGCAGTTCCGTATTCAAATACAATAAAACCATTAAGTGAGTAATCACGTAGAAGAAGTTGATCGTCGCGTCGCGGAAGTTGCTCGAGATCACGGCGGCCACGACTTCCACGTCGTTGATGATTCTACTCATCATCATCCCGGTTTTTTCTTTGAAGAAGTATGTAAGAGGAAGGAGCTGATTCTTTTCAAACAATTCCTGTCGAATGTCCCGAACGGCTTTGTATCCCGCGGTCGCGATGCAGAATACGGATAAAAGATATGTGATCAACTTTAAAAGATAGAGCGGCATCACGATGATACAGATCGCCCAAACGACTTCTTTCGGTTCGAGACCTTTGGTTCTTCCGTTGATCCATTCCTTTACGTCGATCAGAAGAAGTTTGGTCCTTTCAAGTCCGTCCAGGGATTCGTCTCCGAAAACCTTTTCTTTGAGAAGAATTCTCTGCTCCGGTAACGTTAGCTGCAACTGAAACCGAGTTTGTTTGTCGTTTCCTAAGGAATCAAAAAGAGGAATGAATGCGGTGAGTGAAACGGCGTTGAGGATCGCGGTCAAAAGTGCAAATACGATCCCTAAGGAGAATCGGTACTTGTAACGTACAGAATAAGACAAAAGCCTGAAAAAAAGCTTCATAGCTCCTGAACGATCGAGGAAAAGTTTCTGACCAGATCCAAGCCCGCGCTGGTCATAATGGATTCCGGATGAAATTGAACTCCGTAGAGATGTTTTTTAGTTTTGTGACGAACTCCCATGATCACTCCATCCTGGGTCCTGGAGGCGACTTCCAATTCTGCGGGCATACTTTCCGGCTGAATCACAAGAGAATGATAACGCGTCGCTACGAAAGGAGATGGAATTCCTCTATAGATATCTCTTCCGTCGTGTTCTATGAGAGAAACCTTTCCGTGCATGATCGAAGGAGCGGAAACAATCTTTCCGCCGTGAACGAGACCGATCGCTTGGTGTCCGAGGCAAACTCCGAAGATTGGAACCTTTCCTCCGAGTTCTCGGATGACGTCCAGACAAACCTTGGAATCTTCGGGACGTCCCGGACCGGGAGAAAGAATGATTCCTTTCGGTGCGAGTTCGTTGATTTCGTTTAACGAAATTCTATCGTTACGAAACACTTCGACGTGATTTCCGATCTGGCAAAAATACTGATAGAGATTGTATGTGAAAGAATCGTAATTATCGATGAGGAGAAGCATTATTTCCATTCTCCTTTGAGTCCGTTTCTCGCAAACTCAACTGCCTTTAAGAGAGCGGCCATTTTATTTTTGGTTTCTTCCAATTCCAACTCGGCGACCGAATCGTATACGACTCCGCCTCCCGCTTGGAGAAACGCGGTTTCTCCGTAAAATACGATCGTACGAATGATGATCGCGAGATCGCTTTCTCCGGAAAAGGAAATATAACCGAGGGCCCCCGAATAGATCGCACGTCTCGTGGTTTCGAGTTCGTCGATGATCTCCATCGCTCGGATCTTGGGCGCTCCCGAAACCGTTCCCGCGGGGAGGGTCGCTCGAATCAGATCATAGACCGTTTTTTCCTCGTCCAATTCTCCCGAACACTGACTTACGATGTGCATAACGTGAGAATATTTTTCGATCACTTTAAAATCGCTTACGCGAACGCTTCCCGGTTTACAAACACGACCAAGATCGTTTCTTCCCAGATCAACGAGCATGATGTGTTCAGCGATTTCTTTCGGATCGGAAAGAAGATTGTCTTCTAAAAATTTATCCTCGCTCGCGTTCTTTCCGCGGGGACGAGTTCCGGCGATCGGACGAAGGAAGGTCTGATTTCCCGCGTATCGAACCATGATCTCGGGTGAACTTCCGACGATCGTGATTTCTCCGAGTCGGAGATAATACATATAAGGGCTTGGGTTTACGGTTCGTAAACCACGGTAGATTTGGAACGGCGAAACTTCGGGTTTAAACTGAACCTTACGAGAAGGAACTACTTGAAAAATATCTCCGGCCTGGATGTATTCTTTGGCGCGTTCCACATTTTTCTTATATTCCTCATCCGGAATATTCGGTTTTAATTGAAGGGCTCCGGAAACTATCTTTGGATTTTTAATTTCTTCCGGGACGAGGCCGTTTCTGATTTCGCCTTCGATATCATTAATCTTTTTTAAAACCGCGTCGTAACAGTCTTTGAGATTGGAATGTTCTCCGATTCTCGCGTTGACGACGATTCTTAAAACGTGATCGATATGATCGACTACGAGAAGTTCGTCGTAGATCGCGAAATAACAATCTGGTGCGTTTTCGTCGTCTGGTTTTGTATCCGGAATCGATTCGTAATAACGAACCGCGGAAAAGGATAAGAATCCGACGGCTCCCCCGGCAAAAGGAGGAAGACGATAGTCTTGAACGTAGACGTCGTCTCCGAGTAGATTCTCCAGAAGAACCAGAGGATCGTATGTGATGATTTCAGTCTCAGGATCGTTTCCAATGGAAACGTAAAAAAGTCCATTCTTCCCTTGCAAAAGACGAGAAGGAGATTTTCCTAAAAAAGAATTTCTCCCGAGTTTTTCTCCGCCTTCCACCGATTCGAGGAGGAAGGAATTTTTTGAAGATTCGCAACCCCATTTTGCAAATAGAGAAACCGGAGTCTCCATATCCAGAAAGATCTGTTTGAAGACCGGAATCAGGTTTCCCCGTTCTGCGAGTTTGGAAAACTCCTCGAATGTGAGAGAGAATTCTTTCAGAAATTCGGCCCCTCGATTCCCTTTCCATCAGCGAGGAAACGAGAAACGATCATTCTTTGAATTTGAGAAGTTCCTTCGTAAATTTGAAAAATCTTTGCGTCGCGCATCAGTTTTTCGACGGGATATTCCGTATTAAAACCGTACCCGCCAAGAACTTGAACCGCGTCGGTACAAATTCTCATACACATATCAGCGCAAAACATTTTAGCGATGGAAGCTTGGTAAGTATTTCTAAACTTGTTGTCGATCATCCAAGCCGCTTGGTAGCAAAGCAGACGACCCGCTTCGATATCGCGCGCCATTTCCGCGATCATAAAGGAAATTCCTTGGTTGTCCATGATCGGACGTCCAAAAGTATTGCGGGTGTTTGCGTATTGAATCGAGTGCTCCATCGCAGCGCGAGCGACGCCGACGGCTCCGATCGCAACTCCGGGACGAGTGTGGTCAAACGCGCCCATCGCAATCTTAAAACCTTCGCCTTCGCGACCGACCATTTGCCAAGCGGGAACCTTTACGTCTTCGAAAGTGATTCCACGGGTATCGGAGCATTTTTGACCCATGTTGATTTCTTTCTTTCCCATGATGATTCCGGGAGATTTTGCATCTACGATAAAGCCTGTGATTCCTTTATGTCCCGCAGCTGGATCCGTTTTGGTAAGAACAAAAAACCAATCCGCATAACCCGCGTTGGTAATCCACATCTTAGAACCGTTGATGATGTATTCGTCTCCGACTTTTTTTGCCGAAGTACGAATCGCCGCGACGTCCGATCCGGCACCGGGTTCGGTGACAGCGTAAGCCGCGAGTTTGAATTCTTCCGTCATAGGTTGAACGAATTCTTTTTTGATCTTATCACTCGCGCCTAAGAGAACGGGAGCGAGGGCGAGGTTGTTCGCGAGAATGGCGGTCGCCATAGCGGAACATCCCCAGAATAATTCTTCTCCAATGATAACGTCGTCTAATTCCGCCATTCCAGAACCATTGAACTGAGGTTCAATGTGGATGTTCATCAGGCCGATTTCCCAAGCCTTCTTGAGCACTTCCATGGGATATTCTCCCGTATGGTCATGATGCTCCGCGCGAGGACGCATTTCTTCTTTTGCGAATTTTCGCGCGAGATCACGTAAATCTTTCTGTTCGCTGGAAAGGGCAAATTCCATTTTAATAGCACACCTTGGTCGAATTTGAACTCGTCCGATGGTTCCTGGCATCCCGCCTGAATCGCCGATAGCCGGAAAATCCGGTACAGCCTCGAAATCGGTATTGGAACCTGGAATTAAGAGCTCTGTAATGCAGGATTCGAAGAGAATCCTTTACCGTCAAGAAGGTACGAAAGATGAAAACCTGCGCAGATGCTTGAATGTAAGGTCGAAAGCGAATTTAGATGCATTCTTCGTTTGAAAGAAAGTGTCTCCTTTTTCCAACAGATTCCTTGTGGGAACTCTAACACCTTCTCCGATCGGAATCCAATCGTTTTTAAAGCCCGATAAAAAAAGTCGAACAGGGACGCTCGAAGCCCTCTCGTTTTAAAAATGTAGGAACTATTACAAAGAAATTCTATCTCTAACCGATATGCTTTTCGGAAAGTGTGGGAACTCCTGCGATCACACTTTTCAAAGAATCAACGATTTCTCCATTCGGGCAATTATTGCCCAAATAGATAAATACTCTGAAATTTTTTGAATGAAATCGGATTCAACTCGACTTCTCAAAAAAAAATTATAGTGAGACCTAAAGTCTCACACTCGTATTCTTACAATAAACAATCGGTGAATATACGTTCTGGATATGCCGGATAATCATTATCCTACGGATTGAGTTGATCTTGATTGTATTACGCTTCTGTTTACTACAGTAGGATTTATCCCCATTCGCATCTATGGATTTCTCAATCTTCTTATACAAAGAAATCTGTTTTGTTCTCTTCCCTATTTTTTCAATCTTAAGCTGCCCAAAGTGACCCGAGTTATTCAAGCGTATCGAAGGGAGATTTCCGTTGGAATTTTCTATTTCCGGAGGTAGATCCAAGAAAAACTTTTCCTTTCTACCGGACGTATCCGTTACTTCAACATAAAGAATTTCATAACACATCGAACATTCGCAAAAAACGTCCCAACTAAAACTCAAAAGAACCGCTACTGCAAAAAATTGCAAATGCCTCATAAAGTTTCGTTTATCAAAAATAGAATATTCTTTGTGACTTGAATTTTTACCAAACCGTAACATCAACCTCCTCTCTAATATTCAGAAAAATTAATTTTCCGATTCTTAAAATAAAAAGGCATATAAAGAACGAAGAAAAAACCGAGGCCGATCATCTGCATTTGAATCAAATAGTAAGGCCATTCTCCGAGAAGATCCAAAGCGGAACCGGCGGAAGGTTTTGCCATCATATATCCGTAGTTTCCGTCCAAGAGATAATCGATCGCAAACGCGGAAGCAAAGAAAATCTGAGAATATAAGAATGTCCTAAGAACGGCCCAAGGCCGCGGCTCCAATCTCAGACCAAAGACGATATAAAGAGAAGCGATCACAAGTCCCGAATGTGCGATGAAGAAGATGAAAAAATAAATATGAGGAAAGGTTACTTGTAGATCCGGAGTAATCACTCCGTTGATCGAGCCGCTCATCACCCAGAAGTAAGAGAGTTCTGCAAACGTTCGATTGTGAGTCAGGAGCGCGATCGAAGTCACGATCATGGCCCAGTTACAGAATTCCATCGGAAGGTCGTAACGTATTTCCCAATGACCGGAATCGATTCGATACATTACGTAAACGATATAATTTAGAATCAAGATCCAAGCCAAAGCCTGACCTATCTTCTTACTTACGTTTCCGGAAGGATCTTTTCTCGCGACCCACAGAAGAAGAAAGATCGTAACTCCGGTGAAAAACAAAAGTAGATAGTGAAGACTTGACCAAGGTTGAAATCGTTGATTCATAGTAGTAAGAAATATATTCTAAAATTATTATAAGATAAAAAA
This is a stretch of genomic DNA from Leptospira tipperaryensis. It encodes these proteins:
- a CDS encoding response regulator, with protein sequence MKKIVLIVDDNDRYANNLKVWFEKNGFETVRAVDAAQGWKIYSQDKNRFHTIVTDITMETQTSGLWMIRRIHKDGYQGNKIIATTGFDFPGVMFLSGSILPSFAGIGWMVPKVPLKEGKVIFLPTSLKKKISYESVL
- a CDS encoding acyl-CoA dehydrogenase family protein; the protein is MEFALSSEQKDLRDLARKFAKEEMRPRAEHHDHTGEYPMEVLKKAWEIGLMNIHIEPQFNGSGMAELDDVIIGEELFWGCSAMATAILANNLALAPVLLGASDKIKKEFVQPMTEEFKLAAYAVTEPGAGSDVAAIRTSAKKVGDEYIINGSKMWITNAGYADWFFVLTKTDPAAGHKGITGFIVDAKSPGIIMGKKEINMGQKCSDTRGITFEDVKVPAWQMVGREGEGFKIAMGAFDHTRPGVAIGAVGVARAAMEHSIQYANTRNTFGRPIMDNQGISFMIAEMARDIEAGRLLCYQAAWMIDNKFRNTYQASIAKMFCADMCMRICTDAVQVLGGYGFNTEYPVEKLMRDAKIFQIYEGTSQIQRMIVSRFLADGKGIEGPNF
- the trpE gene encoding anthranilate synthase component I translates to METPVSLFAKWGCESSKNSFLLESVEGGEKLGRNSFLGKSPSRLLQGKNGLFYVSIGNDPETEIITYDPLVLLENLLGDDVYVQDYRLPPFAGGAVGFLSFSAVRYYESIPDTKPDDENAPDCYFAIYDELLVVDHIDHVLRIVVNARIGEHSNLKDCYDAVLKKINDIEGEIRNGLVPEEIKNPKIVSGALQLKPNIPDEEYKKNVERAKEYIQAGDIFQVVPSRKVQFKPEVSPFQIYRGLRTVNPSPYMYYLRLGEITIVGSSPEIMVRYAGNQTFLRPIAGTRPRGKNASEDKFLEDNLLSDPKEIAEHIMLVDLGRNDLGRVCKPGSVRVSDFKVIEKYSHVMHIVSQCSGELDEEKTVYDLIRATLPAGTVSGAPKIRAMEIIDELETTRRAIYSGALGYISFSGESDLAIIIRTIVFYGETAFLQAGGGVVYDSVAELELEETKNKMAALLKAVEFARNGLKGEWK
- a CDS encoding TIGR02206 family membrane protein, giving the protein MNQRFQPWSSLHYLLLFFTGVTIFLLLWVARKDPSGNVSKKIGQALAWILILNYIVYVMYRIDSGHWEIRYDLPMEFCNWAMIVTSIALLTHNRTFAELSYFWVMSGSINGVITPDLQVTFPHIYFFIFFIAHSGLVIASLYIVFGLRLEPRPWAVLRTFLYSQIFFASAFAIDYLLDGNYGYMMAKPSAGSALDLLGEWPYYLIQMQMIGLGFFFVLYMPFYFKNRKINFSEY
- a CDS encoding HEAT repeat domain-containing protein, which codes for MSLYSKLQNYFLCAILFGILSSAIIAESGSRRLEESKLPQTVDAPDESATNDSNSGNTSDGTASEGLNVDDPRNLTEESDGVSSYERRKRKDLTPKERQEIDYDLSLKKGILTVFRAEAEKRYKTLDRMALTHPIPRVRAAAVLALGRMGRSGVRTLHHVIERDGEAVRQAAYKALADIGSPSSLDYFFRGIKSNDPDIQFSSWRGMGKTKDPSARDALIRQGIRSTKAEIVKASLLGLAAFQVNEDLKLFKTYLDSDDPDLQKTAIEALGIHKTRASLRILEQTLETKPEYVKNIVEAIGQNTSLYGTYSFIRILENSTSEELNQRILAQLNIRKAFYQFGTVQVEGGYAQENPYPTSRRLRNLTLGEVGKVLKKSDRRFIQKTGDKFVEDHYYLVLLESKNPESYDETVPSWIFGPYLKMRTIIAPPKEKKGKRYKRKPTTFTPASDMEETDPANPSNAEQTPESGPPLEN
- a CDS encoding anthranilate synthase component II, whose amino-acid sequence is MLLLIDNYDSFTYNLYQYFCQIGNHVEVFRNDRISLNEINELAPKGIILSPGPGRPEDSKVCLDVIRELGGKVPIFGVCLGHQAIGLVHGGKIVSAPSIMHGKVSLIEHDGRDIYRGIPSPFVATRYHSLVIQPESMPAELEVASRTQDGVIMGVRHKTKKHLYGVQFHPESIMTSAGLDLVRNFSSIVQEL
- a CDS encoding ABC transporter ATP-binding protein produces the protein MKLFFRLLSYSVRYKYRFSLGIVFALLTAILNAVSLTAFIPLFDSLGNDKQTRFQLQLTLPEQRILLKEKVFGDESLDGLERTKLLLIDVKEWINGRTKGLEPKEVVWAICIIVMPLYLLKLITYLLSVFCIATAGYKAVRDIRQELFEKNQLLPLTYFFKEKTGMMMSRIINDVEVVAAVISSNFRDATINFFYVITHLMVLLYLNTELLIVACLTVPVIILPVTLFTRKITKSTMRSQEKMADLNANIQEMISGIKVIRVFNTESYEQGKFGKINHNVYRRNFKGQFYLQIAPSLVELTSSIVVLGFFAAGASLIYNGRFTQGEFMAFLLTLLFLLRPLTQLSQMVGKITQAIASGKRIFEIIDLETEDHSEESKISAPPLETSIEFKNLFFSYPGTNAAVLKDIHLKVKKGETIALIGASGCGKSTLMDLLPRFFDPTSGSIEFDGTDIRDISLGDLRKKIGIVTQDIFLFHGSVADNIAYGKPGATRKDVIRAARLAHAHDFIKKMDNGYDSILGVRGLNLSGGQRQRLVIARALLRDPEIMILDEATSALDVESERLVSDALRRLYANRTTFVIAHRLSTIKDIPRIIVMDNGKIVEEGDHNSLYEQNGIYRKLSDNQFTANNGVLP